From Triticum aestivum cultivar Chinese Spring chromosome 4A, IWGSC CS RefSeq v2.1, whole genome shotgun sequence, a single genomic window includes:
- the LOC123086317 gene encoding probable leucine-rich repeat receptor-like protein kinase IMK3 isoform X2: MPPPPPPLARAARRGLLLLLVLHCCWGTLLSTASAAHHAAGDGVIISQADYQGLQAIKHDLSDPYGFLRSWNDTGIGACSGHWAGIKCVNGSVVAITLPWRGLGGRLSARVGQLTGLRRLSIHDNGIAGAIPAALGFLPDLRGLYLFNNRFSGAVPPEIGRCVALQSLDASNNRLTGLLPASLANSTKLIRLNLSRNSISGEIPAEVAASQSLLFLDLSYNMLSGRIPDAFASGSKAPSSASSDERKLEAITGTYQLVFLSLAHNTLDGPVPESLAGLTKLQDLNLSGNSLNGSIPDNLGSLHDLKALDLSRNALAGEIPESLANLTTTLQSFNVSYNNLSGAVPASLLQKFGPPSFAGNILLCGYSASSPPCPASPSPAPASPGQEPTGPRGGRTKKELILIIGGIVLGILILLSLCCLLLCCLIRKKRSSGSTGARSGKQSSSKEAGAGAAAAAAGRGEKPGTSEAESGGDVGGKLVHFDGPLAFTADDLLCATAEIMGKSTYGTVYKATLEDGSLVAVKRLREKITKGHKEFEAEAAALGKIRHPNLLPLRAYYLGPKGEKLLVFDYMPNGSLSAFLHARAPNTPVEWATRMTIAKGTARGLAYLHDDASIVHGNLTASNASLICNSNTKDGEKGLGNGLPL; this comes from the exons atgccgcccccgccgccgccgctggcccgGGCTGCCCGGCGCGGgctactcctcctcctcgtcctgcaTTGCTGCTGGGGCACCCTCCTCTCAACGGCCAGCGCCGCCCACCACGCGGCCGGCGACGGCGTCATCATCAGCCAGGCCGACTACCAGGGCCTGCAGGCCATCAAGCACGACCTCTCCGACCCCTACGGCTTCCTCCGCTCCTGGAACGACACCGGCATCGGCGCCTGCTCCGGCCACTGGGCCGGCATCAAGTGCGTCAACGGCAGCGTCGTCGCCATCACGCTCCCCTGGCGCGGCCTCGGCGGCCGCCTCTCCGCCCGCGTCGGCCAGCTCACGGGCCTCCGCCGCCTCAGCATCCACGACAATGGCATCGCCGGCGCCATCCCCGCCGCCCTCGGCTTCCTCCCCGACCTCCGCGGCCTCTACCTGTTCAACAACCGCTTCTCCGGCGCCGTCCCGCCGGAGATCGGCCGCTGCGTCGCGCTGCAGTCCCTCGACGCCAGCAACAACCGCCTCACCGGCCTCCTCCCGGCCTCCCTCGCCAACTCCACCAAGCTCATCCGCCTCAACCTCAGCCGCAActccatctccggcgagatcccggcCGAGGTCGCGGCCTCGCAGTCCCTCCTCTTCCTCGACCTCTCCTACAACATGCTCTCCGGCCGCATCCCTGACGCCTTCGCGAGCGGCTCCAAGGCGCCGtcctcggcctcctccgacgaGCGGAAATTAGAAGCCATCACCGGGACGTACCAGctcgtcttcctcagcctcgcGCACAACACGCTCGACGGGCCAGTGCCGGAGTCGCTCGCGGGGCTCACCAAGCTGCAGGATCTCAACCTCTCCGGCAACAGCCTCAACGGCTCCATTCCCGACAACCTCGGCTCGCTTCACGACCTCAAGGCGCTCGACCTCTCCCGGAACGCGCTCGCCGGAGAGATCCCGGAGAGCCTCGCCAACCTCACCACCACCCTCCAGTCCTTCAACGTCTCCTACAACAACCTCTCCGGCGCCGTGCCGGCCTCGCTCCTACAGAAgtttgggcccccatccttcgcAGGAAACATCCTGCTCTGCGGCTACTCTGCTTCTTCGCCGCCCTGCCCGGCATCGCCGTCCCCCGCGCCGGCATCACCCGGGCAAGAGCCCACCGGACCCCGCGGCGGCCGTACAAAGAAGGAACTCATACTGATCATAGGGGGGATCGTTCTCGGCATCCTCATCTTGCTGTCCCTCTGCTGTCTCCTGCTCTGTTGTTTGATAAGGAAGAAGAGGTCGAGCGGTAGCACTGGAGCACGGAGCGGGAAGCAGTCGTCCAGCAAGGAAGCCGGTGCCGGTGCCGCCGCAGCGGCGGCCGGGAGAGGCGAGAAGCCGGGAACGTCGGAGGCGGAATCCGGCGGCGACGTGGGCGGCAAACTGGTGCATTTCGACGGGCCGCTGGCGTTCACCGCCGACGACCTGCTGTGCGCGACGGCGGAGATTATGGGGAAGAGCACGTACGGGACGGTGTACAAGGCGACGCTGGAGGACGGCAGCCTGGTGGCCGTGAAGCGGCTGAGGGAGAAGATCACCAAGGGCCACAAGGAGttcgaggccgaggcggcggcgctcggcaaGATCCGGCATCCCAACCTGCTGCCTCTCAGGGCATACTACCTCGGCCCCAAGGGGGAGAAGCTTCTCGTCTTCGACTACATGCCCAATGGCAGCCTCTCCGCCTTCTTGCACG CTCGCGCGCCGAACACGCCGGTGGAGTGGGCGACGCGGATGACGATCGCCAAGGGCACGGCACGCGGCCTGGCCTACCTCCACGACGACGCGAGCATCGTCCACGGCAACCTCACGGCCAGCAAT GCAAGTCTTATTTGCAACTCGAATACGAAGGATGGCGAGAAAGGACTTGGTAATGGTCTTCCTCTTTGA
- the LOC123086317 gene encoding probable leucine-rich repeat receptor-like protein kinase IMK3 isoform X1, with translation MPPPPPPLARAARRGLLLLLVLHCCWGTLLSTASAAHHAAGDGVIISQADYQGLQAIKHDLSDPYGFLRSWNDTGIGACSGHWAGIKCVNGSVVAITLPWRGLGGRLSARVGQLTGLRRLSIHDNGIAGAIPAALGFLPDLRGLYLFNNRFSGAVPPEIGRCVALQSLDASNNRLTGLLPASLANSTKLIRLNLSRNSISGEIPAEVAASQSLLFLDLSYNMLSGRIPDAFASGSKAPSSASSDERKLEAITGTYQLVFLSLAHNTLDGPVPESLAGLTKLQDLNLSGNSLNGSIPDNLGSLHDLKALDLSRNALAGEIPESLANLTTTLQSFNVSYNNLSGAVPASLLQKFGPPSFAGNILLCGYSASSPPCPASPSPAPASPGQEPTGPRGGRTKKELILIIGGIVLGILILLSLCCLLLCCLIRKKRSSGSTGARSGKQSSSKEAGAGAAAAAAGRGEKPGTSEAESGGDVGGKLVHFDGPLAFTADDLLCATAEIMGKSTYGTVYKATLEDGSLVAVKRLREKITKGHKEFEAEAAALGKIRHPNLLPLRAYYLGPKGEKLLVFDYMPNGSLSAFLHARAPNTPVEWATRMTIAKGTARGLAYLHDDASIVHGNLTASNVLLEDGSSPKIADIGLSRLMTAAANSNVLAAAGALGYRAPELSKLKKASAKTDIYSLGVIILELLTGRSPADTTNGMDLPQWVSSIVKEEWTSEVFDVELMRDATTGPDGDELMDTLKLALQCVDPSPSARPEAREVLRQLEQIRPGQEGPGDEAHVASASNE, from the exons atgccgcccccgccgccgccgctggcccgGGCTGCCCGGCGCGGgctactcctcctcctcgtcctgcaTTGCTGCTGGGGCACCCTCCTCTCAACGGCCAGCGCCGCCCACCACGCGGCCGGCGACGGCGTCATCATCAGCCAGGCCGACTACCAGGGCCTGCAGGCCATCAAGCACGACCTCTCCGACCCCTACGGCTTCCTCCGCTCCTGGAACGACACCGGCATCGGCGCCTGCTCCGGCCACTGGGCCGGCATCAAGTGCGTCAACGGCAGCGTCGTCGCCATCACGCTCCCCTGGCGCGGCCTCGGCGGCCGCCTCTCCGCCCGCGTCGGCCAGCTCACGGGCCTCCGCCGCCTCAGCATCCACGACAATGGCATCGCCGGCGCCATCCCCGCCGCCCTCGGCTTCCTCCCCGACCTCCGCGGCCTCTACCTGTTCAACAACCGCTTCTCCGGCGCCGTCCCGCCGGAGATCGGCCGCTGCGTCGCGCTGCAGTCCCTCGACGCCAGCAACAACCGCCTCACCGGCCTCCTCCCGGCCTCCCTCGCCAACTCCACCAAGCTCATCCGCCTCAACCTCAGCCGCAActccatctccggcgagatcccggcCGAGGTCGCGGCCTCGCAGTCCCTCCTCTTCCTCGACCTCTCCTACAACATGCTCTCCGGCCGCATCCCTGACGCCTTCGCGAGCGGCTCCAAGGCGCCGtcctcggcctcctccgacgaGCGGAAATTAGAAGCCATCACCGGGACGTACCAGctcgtcttcctcagcctcgcGCACAACACGCTCGACGGGCCAGTGCCGGAGTCGCTCGCGGGGCTCACCAAGCTGCAGGATCTCAACCTCTCCGGCAACAGCCTCAACGGCTCCATTCCCGACAACCTCGGCTCGCTTCACGACCTCAAGGCGCTCGACCTCTCCCGGAACGCGCTCGCCGGAGAGATCCCGGAGAGCCTCGCCAACCTCACCACCACCCTCCAGTCCTTCAACGTCTCCTACAACAACCTCTCCGGCGCCGTGCCGGCCTCGCTCCTACAGAAgtttgggcccccatccttcgcAGGAAACATCCTGCTCTGCGGCTACTCTGCTTCTTCGCCGCCCTGCCCGGCATCGCCGTCCCCCGCGCCGGCATCACCCGGGCAAGAGCCCACCGGACCCCGCGGCGGCCGTACAAAGAAGGAACTCATACTGATCATAGGGGGGATCGTTCTCGGCATCCTCATCTTGCTGTCCCTCTGCTGTCTCCTGCTCTGTTGTTTGATAAGGAAGAAGAGGTCGAGCGGTAGCACTGGAGCACGGAGCGGGAAGCAGTCGTCCAGCAAGGAAGCCGGTGCCGGTGCCGCCGCAGCGGCGGCCGGGAGAGGCGAGAAGCCGGGAACGTCGGAGGCGGAATCCGGCGGCGACGTGGGCGGCAAACTGGTGCATTTCGACGGGCCGCTGGCGTTCACCGCCGACGACCTGCTGTGCGCGACGGCGGAGATTATGGGGAAGAGCACGTACGGGACGGTGTACAAGGCGACGCTGGAGGACGGCAGCCTGGTGGCCGTGAAGCGGCTGAGGGAGAAGATCACCAAGGGCCACAAGGAGttcgaggccgaggcggcggcgctcggcaaGATCCGGCATCCCAACCTGCTGCCTCTCAGGGCATACTACCTCGGCCCCAAGGGGGAGAAGCTTCTCGTCTTCGACTACATGCCCAATGGCAGCCTCTCCGCCTTCTTGCACG CTCGCGCGCCGAACACGCCGGTGGAGTGGGCGACGCGGATGACGATCGCCAAGGGCACGGCACGCGGCCTGGCCTACCTCCACGACGACGCGAGCATCGTCCACGGCAACCTCACGGCCAGCAATGTCCTTCTCGAGGACGGGTCCAGCCCCAAGATCGCCGACATCGGGCTGTCCCGCCTCATGACGGCCGCGGCCAACTCCAATGTGCTCGCCGCCGCGGGCGCCCTGGGCTACCGCGCGCCGGAGCTGTCCAAGCTCAAGAAGGCGAGCGCCAAGACCGACATCTACAGCCTCGGCGTCATCATCCTCGAGCTCCTCACCGGCAGGTCGCCCGCCGACACGACCAACGGCATGGACCTGCCGCAGTGGGTGAGCTCCATTGTGAAGGAAGAATGGACGAGCGAGGTGTTCGACGTCGAGCTGATGCGGGACGCGACCACCGGGCCGGACGGGGACGAGCTCATGGACACGCTCAAGCTCGCGCTGCAGTGCGTCGACCCGTCGCCGTCGGCCCGGCCCGAGGCACGGGAGGTGCTGCGGCAGCTTGAGCAGATCCGGCCTGGGCAGGAGGGACCCGGCGACGAAGCTCACGTGGCTTCTGCGAGCAATGAGTag